A section of the Lutra lutra chromosome 3, mLutLut1.2, whole genome shotgun sequence genome encodes:
- the SCRN3 gene encoding secernin-3, which yields MEPCSCDTFVALPPATVGNRIIFGKNSDRLCDEVQEVVYFPAAVHDNLREHLQCTYIEIDQVPETYAVVLSRPSWLWGAEMGANEHGVCIGNEAVWGREEVCDEEALLGMDLVRLGLERADTAEKALNVIVDLLEKYGQGGNCSEGRMVFSYHNSFLIADRKEAWILETAGKYWAAEKVQEGIRNISNQLSITTKIDWEHPDMRNYAKRKGWWDGKKEFDFAAAYSYLDTAKMMISPGRYCEGYKLLNKHKGNITFETMMDILRDKPSGINMEGEFLTTASMVSILPQDSSLPCIHFFTGTPDPERSIFKPFIFVPNIPQLLDTSSPTFGHEDPVKKKPRFQFKPDRRHPLYQKHQQALEVIDKKEEKAKTLLDNMKKLEKDLFKEMESILQNKHLDVDKIVNLFPQCAKDEIRIYKSNISP from the exons atggaaccttGTTCCTGTGATACTTTTGTGGCATTACCTCCAGCAACTGTTGGTAACAggattatttttggaaaaaattcagATAGATTGTGCGATGAAGTACAGGAGGTGGTTTATTTTCCTGCTGCAGTTCATGATAACCTGAGAGAACATCTTCAG TGTACTTATATAGAAATTGATCAAGTTCCTGAAACATATGCTGTTGTCCTTAGTCGCCCATCTTGGTTATGGGGGGCAGAAATGGGAGCCAATGAGCATGGAGTTTGCATTGGAAATGAAGCTGTATGGGGAAGAGAAGAAGTTTGTGATGAAGAGGCACTACTGGGCATGGACCTTGTcag acttGGCCTTGAAAGAGCTGATACAGCTGAAAAAGCCCTCAATGTCATTGTTGATCTATTAGAAAAATATGGCCAGGGTGGAAATTGTTCAGAGGGTAGGATGGTATTTAGCTATCACAATAGTTTCCTGATAGCTGATAGGAAGGAAGCCTGGATTCTGGAGACTGCAGGAAAGTACTGGGCTGCAGAAAAAGTACAAG aggGCATTCGTAATATTTCTAATCAGCTTTCTATAACAACCAAGATTGATTGGGAACATCCAGACATGAGAAACTATGCTAAGCGGAAAGGTTGGTGGGATGGTAAAAAGGAGTTTGATTTTGCTGCAGCATACTCTTATCTTGACACAGCCAAGATGATGATTTCACCAGGCAGATACTGTGAAGGCTACAAGCTTCTGAATAAACACAAAG GAAATATAACTTTTGAAACAATGATGGACATTCTCCGAGATAAACCAAGTGGCATTAATATGGAGGGAGAATTCCTGACCACTGCAAGCATGGTTTCTATTTTACCTCAAGACTCCAGCCTTCCTTGCATTCACTTCTTCACAGGGACTCCCGATCCTGAGAG ATCCATTTTTAAGCCTTTCATATTTGTACCAAATATCCCACAACTCTTGGATACGAGTTCACCAACATTTGGACATGAAGATCCAGTTAAAAAGAAGCCACGTTTTCAGTTTAAGCCTGACAGAAGACACCCACTCTACCAAAAACATCAACAGGCATTGGAAGTAATTGATAAAAAGGAG gaAAAAGCCAAAACCTTGTTGGACAACATGAAGAAACTGGAGAAAGACCTATTCAAAGAGATGGAATCAATTCTTCAAAACAAGCATCTTGATGTGGATAAAATAGTTAATCTCTTTCCTCAGTGTGCAAAAGATGAAATTAGAATTTATAAGTCAAACATTAGTCCTTAG